A single genomic interval of uncultured Cohaesibacter sp. harbors:
- the rsmH gene encoding 16S rRNA (cytosine(1402)-N(4))-methyltransferase RsmH: MTSSTQLDPDDSGSTARHVPVLLKPVIDALAPESGQWVLDGTFGFGGYSEAILKCGANVLGVDRDPEAAERAAVLQAQYGDKLKFVAGCFGELADIADEAGCAPLDAVVLDIGVSSMQLDEAERGFSFMNDGPLDMRMSQSGPTAADVVNDYSEAELVRIFRELGEEKQARRIAGSIVARRGSVPFSRTLDLANVIERVVGRKPQQKIHPATRVFQALRIFVNGELDELVDGLVAAERCLKPGGKLVVVTFHSLEDRIVKRFFQERSKTHAGGSRHMPEQDLAAPSFDMLVKGGVGPDDDELERNPRARSAKMRAGVRTDAAPHMLDASGLGLPRMLAESRSGGLS, translated from the coding sequence ATGACATCTTCCACACAATTGGACCCAGACGACTCTGGTTCTACTGCTCGCCATGTGCCCGTTCTGCTCAAGCCTGTGATTGATGCACTTGCTCCTGAAAGCGGGCAGTGGGTTCTGGATGGCACCTTTGGTTTTGGTGGCTATTCCGAGGCTATTCTGAAATGCGGGGCCAATGTGCTCGGTGTGGACCGAGACCCTGAGGCGGCAGAGCGTGCGGCGGTGCTTCAGGCGCAATATGGCGACAAGCTGAAATTCGTGGCGGGTTGCTTTGGCGAGTTGGCGGATATTGCCGACGAAGCAGGATGTGCCCCGCTTGATGCCGTCGTGCTGGATATTGGCGTTTCTTCCATGCAGTTGGATGAGGCGGAACGCGGCTTCTCCTTCATGAATGACGGACCTCTGGATATGCGCATGTCCCAGAGCGGACCGACAGCGGCGGATGTCGTCAACGACTATTCCGAGGCTGAGTTGGTGCGGATTTTCCGTGAGCTTGGTGAGGAAAAGCAGGCACGCCGTATTGCCGGGTCGATCGTGGCGCGTCGTGGCTCTGTTCCTTTCTCGCGCACGCTGGATCTGGCCAATGTGATCGAGCGTGTCGTGGGTCGTAAACCCCAACAGAAAATTCACCCTGCAACCCGCGTGTTTCAGGCTCTGCGCATTTTTGTGAATGGTGAGCTGGACGAATTGGTCGATGGGCTCGTCGCTGCCGAGCGCTGCCTGAAGCCGGGCGGCAAGCTGGTGGTTGTTACCTTCCACTCGCTGGAAGACCGGATTGTGAAGCGCTTCTTTCAGGAGCGCTCTAAAACCCATGCAGGCGGATCTCGCCATATGCCGGAGCAGGATCTGGCGGCTCCAAGCTTTGACATGCTGGTGAAGGGCGGGGTTGGGCCTGATGATGACGAACTGGAGCGCAATCCGCGTGCGCGCTCGGCCAAGATGCGGGCCGGAGTGCGGACAGATGCGGCTCCTCATATGTTGGATGCGAGCGGGCTTGGATTGCCCCGAATGTTGGCGGAGAGCCGCTCTGGAGGCCTTTCATGA
- a CDS encoding division/cell wall cluster transcriptional repressor MraZ: MDDFVSNYVNRLDSKGRVSIPAPYRQILAREGTEGLFCSPSMDRAAVDAGGHGLRKAIDEYLEPFDVFTEEREILATALLGESESLKIDKDGRVVLSEKIKAHTGITDSVVFVGHGYKFQIWQPEQYEAFKVEAAKEAIALRKSLSARRQALRQAGEGA; encoded by the coding sequence ATGGACGATTTTGTGTCCAATTATGTGAATCGGCTGGATTCAAAGGGGCGGGTGTCTATCCCGGCGCCTTATCGGCAGATTCTTGCCCGCGAAGGTACTGAAGGGCTGTTTTGCAGTCCGTCTATGGACCGTGCTGCTGTCGATGCTGGCGGCCATGGTTTGCGCAAGGCAATTGATGAATATCTCGAGCCTTTCGATGTTTTCACCGAAGAGCGCGAGATACTTGCAACGGCTCTGCTGGGTGAAAGTGAGAGCCTGAAGATCGACAAGGATGGACGCGTGGTATTGAGCGAGAAAATCAAGGCGCATACCGGTATCACGGACTCTGTGGTCTTTGTGGGGCATGGCTATAAGTTCCAGATCTGGCAGCCCGAACAATATGAAGCTTTCAAGGTGGAAGCCGCCAAGGAAGCAATCGCGCTTCGCAAATCCCTGAGTGCGCGCCGGCAGGCGCTGCGGCAGGCAGGGGAAGGAGCGTAA
- a CDS encoding PLP-dependent aminotransferase family protein, with protein sequence MLATQIELDRSDADGLARQLFLRIRQLIEQGRLKPGMRLPASRQLAADLSVGRNTVLFAYEQLGLEGYLEADGRRGTRVSEASRGFHGTHFGEGNEGAALSSVRLSQSADRMMSVPRRDKPGSLTFLTGMPDVKDFPHDVWARLLRRAARQVALHEEMLGYANYSGLPALKEAIIEHVSVARGVVADADQVMILSSAQAAQDLVARLLLDEGDVAMHEEPGYAGMTAALSAVGARCLPIRIDEAVPYQALEGREGMASSPRLIYSSPSHQFPTGRTMALEERLSLLRYAQRKECFILEDDYDSEFHFSGAPIFSLQGLDRRGVVIYMGTFSKALNPGLRVAYLIVPKRLVDPVQRCLRNVGAVPSVIVQWALSDFLREGYLRSHIARMTRVYKGRRDRLVALLQERVGAWLQPALPDGGIQLPAYFHGKAMGLDDRALLDAMLTRGMEGAALSSLYWSGETTPKPGVLLGFAASDEGALAKGVDQLEQLLCQMAP encoded by the coding sequence ATGCTGGCGACGCAGATAGAGCTGGATCGGAGTGACGCGGACGGGCTGGCGCGGCAGCTCTTTTTGCGCATTCGGCAGTTGATTGAACAGGGGCGTTTGAAGCCGGGAATGCGCCTACCAGCTTCACGGCAGTTGGCTGCGGATTTGTCTGTCGGGCGCAATACGGTGCTGTTTGCCTATGAGCAATTGGGGCTTGAAGGCTATCTGGAAGCGGACGGGAGACGCGGGACACGCGTGAGTGAAGCATCGCGCGGGTTTCATGGTACGCATTTTGGTGAAGGGAACGAAGGGGCGGCGCTCTCTTCTGTAAGGCTTTCCCAAAGTGCCGATCGGATGATGTCCGTGCCCCGACGTGATAAGCCCGGCTCTCTCACTTTCCTGACGGGCATGCCGGACGTGAAGGATTTTCCCCATGATGTCTGGGCGCGTTTGTTGCGCCGCGCCGCGCGACAGGTTGCGCTGCATGAAGAGATGTTGGGCTATGCTAACTATTCCGGTCTGCCAGCGCTTAAGGAAGCGATCATTGAGCATGTATCGGTGGCGCGCGGAGTTGTTGCGGATGCGGATCAAGTCATGATCCTTTCCTCGGCGCAGGCTGCGCAGGATCTGGTGGCGCGTCTGTTGCTTGATGAGGGAGATGTGGCTATGCATGAAGAGCCTGGCTATGCGGGCATGACGGCGGCATTGAGCGCCGTGGGGGCACGCTGTTTGCCTATCCGCATAGATGAAGCGGTGCCTTATCAAGCTCTTGAGGGAAGGGAGGGGATGGCTTCGTCCCCCCGGCTTATCTACAGCTCTCCATCGCATCAGTTCCCGACGGGCCGGACCATGGCGCTGGAAGAGCGGCTGTCTCTTTTGCGCTATGCCCAGAGGAAGGAGTGCTTCATTCTTGAAGATGATTATGACAGCGAGTTTCATTTCTCCGGCGCTCCGATTTTCAGCTTGCAGGGGCTGGATCGGCGCGGTGTCGTCATCTATATGGGCACCTTTTCAAAGGCGCTTAATCCCGGCCTTCGGGTTGCTTATCTCATTGTTCCAAAAAGACTTGTTGACCCTGTCCAGCGCTGTTTGCGCAATGTTGGCGCGGTGCCATCGGTTATCGTGCAATGGGCCTTGAGCGATTTTCTACGTGAGGGCTATCTTCGTAGCCATATTGCGCGCATGACCCGGGTTTATAAGGGGCGGCGTGATCGCTTGGTGGCGCTGTTGCAAGAGAGGGTAGGGGCATGGTTGCAGCCTGCGCTTCCAGATGGTGGCATACAGCTGCCAGCCTATTTTCACGGCAAGGCAATGGGGCTGGATGATCGCGCTCTGCTGGATGCCATGTTGACAAGGGGCATGGAGGGGGCCGCGCTGTCGTCTCTTTACTGGTCGGGTGAAACCACGCCAAAGCCCGGCGTGCTTTTAGGCTTTGCGGCCAGTGATGAGGGGGCGCTTGCCAAGGGCGTTGATCAACTGGAACAGCTTCTTTGCCAGATGGCCCCTTGA
- a CDS encoding pyridoxamine 5'-phosphate oxidase family protein: MTEPTQDSFPVTPTNKIRVAKRANYDRDTLFAILDEGLIAEVGFVLDDKPIVLPMAYGRIGDQIYIHGAKAARMLKKLKEGLPVCLNVTLVDGLVLGRAAFHHTMNFRSANIHGTARLVESEKEKYDALVAITDHLAPGRWDETRETTQKEINATTVIAVTIEQAASKIRGGMPIDDEEDYDLDFWAGVVPISTSFGPAIDDARLKAGIPVADSIRKLTSRR; this comes from the coding sequence ATGACCGAACCAACACAAGACAGCTTTCCCGTCACCCCGACCAACAAGATCAGGGTTGCCAAGCGCGCCAATTACGACAGGGACACCCTGTTTGCCATTCTGGACGAAGGCCTCATCGCCGAAGTCGGGTTTGTGCTGGACGACAAGCCGATTGTCCTGCCCATGGCCTATGGCCGTATTGGCGACCAGATCTATATTCACGGCGCAAAAGCAGCCCGCATGCTCAAAAAGCTGAAGGAAGGCCTGCCGGTCTGTCTGAATGTGACGCTGGTGGACGGCCTCGTGCTGGGCCGTGCAGCCTTTCACCACACCATGAACTTCCGCTCAGCCAACATTCACGGCACTGCCCGTCTGGTAGAAAGCGAGAAGGAAAAATACGATGCGCTGGTCGCCATCACCGATCATCTGGCTCCGGGCCGCTGGGATGAGACAAGGGAAACCACACAGAAGGAAATCAACGCCACAACCGTGATCGCCGTCACGATAGAACAGGCTGCCTCAAAAATCCGTGGCGGCATGCCGATCGATGACGAAGAAGATTATGACCTCGATTTCTGGGCTGGCGTGGTTCCTATAAGCACCAGCTTTGGCCCGGCCATTGACGACGCAAGGCTTAAGGCAGGCATTCCTGTCGCCGATAGCATACGCAAGCTGACCAGCCGTCGATAA
- a CDS encoding MATE family efflux transporter, which yields MSSDTSRKSTARNSFTQGSLASLFAKNALPIIFVMSMNGLLAVVDAIYLGVYVGADALAAVTLMFPIYMLVVALSTLVSSGMSSLLARHLGAGDIRRSRQLFSGSHGLALLISILLIGAFLLFGHQITMLMASGNDTLSAMGHVYLRITILATPIVFILALHGDALRNEGHAPLMAAMSLLVTLANILFNYVLIALMDMGVAGSAYGTAAAQGLALVIVLAYRHWGTCNLTLSEIVRHSPLRDWNAILALGAPQSLSFIGMSIVSTATIMATQWMASPNYAVTISAFGITTRIMTFYFLPLLGLSFAMQSITGNNFGAQKWHRSDASLRIALVLALVYCLIAELLFLLLPRAIGGLFVNEEAVIAEVGRIMPLMTLMIIAAGPLRIVAAYFQAIGDAKRAAMLSLTKSYIFMLPLLFALPLLLGERGIWLANPIAELLLLGTTTLLLMQTAQRTKRRWGLFTAPRETEK from the coding sequence ATGTCATCAGACACCTCACGCAAATCAACTGCGCGCAATTCCTTCACCCAAGGCTCCCTTGCGTCGCTTTTTGCCAAAAATGCCCTACCCATCATCTTCGTGATGAGCATGAACGGTCTTCTGGCTGTCGTGGATGCCATTTATCTTGGTGTCTATGTCGGTGCAGATGCCCTTGCGGCCGTCACACTGATGTTTCCCATCTATATGCTCGTCGTCGCGCTCTCCACGCTGGTTTCAAGTGGCATGTCCTCGCTGCTTGCCCGGCATCTGGGTGCAGGCGACATACGCCGGTCAAGACAACTCTTTTCCGGGTCTCACGGGCTCGCCCTTCTTATCAGCATCCTGCTGATCGGCGCGTTCCTGCTGTTTGGCCATCAAATCACGATGCTCATGGCAAGCGGCAATGATACGCTCTCAGCGATGGGACACGTCTATTTGCGCATCACCATCCTCGCCACACCGATTGTCTTCATTCTGGCGCTGCATGGCGACGCCTTGCGCAACGAAGGCCACGCCCCTCTCATGGCCGCCATGAGCCTGTTGGTGACGCTGGCCAACATCCTGTTCAACTATGTCCTCATTGCTCTCATGGACATGGGCGTTGCCGGTTCGGCCTATGGCACGGCGGCAGCGCAAGGACTGGCTCTTGTCATCGTACTTGCCTATCGCCATTGGGGAACCTGCAACCTCACCCTGTCGGAGATTGTCAGACATTCGCCCTTGAGAGACTGGAATGCCATTTTGGCCCTCGGCGCACCACAGAGCCTCAGCTTTATCGGTATGTCCATTGTCTCCACAGCCACCATCATGGCTACCCAGTGGATGGCAAGTCCCAACTATGCGGTGACGATCTCGGCCTTCGGCATAACGACGCGCATCATGACCTTCTACTTCCTGCCGTTGCTCGGTCTGTCCTTTGCGATGCAATCCATCACGGGCAACAATTTCGGAGCGCAAAAATGGCACCGGTCAGATGCAAGTCTGCGCATAGCATTGGTGTTGGCACTCGTTTATTGCCTCATCGCCGAACTGTTGTTCCTGCTTCTGCCAAGAGCCATCGGCGGGCTTTTCGTCAATGAAGAGGCCGTGATTGCCGAGGTGGGACGGATCATGCCGTTGATGACGCTCATGATCATTGCTGCAGGGCCTCTACGTATCGTTGCGGCCTATTTTCAAGCCATTGGCGACGCCAAACGAGCCGCCATGCTCAGCCTGACGAAGTCCTACATCTTCATGCTGCCGCTGCTGTTTGCCTTGCCGCTCCTGCTGGGAGAACGGGGTATCTGGCTTGCCAATCCGATTGCAGAATTGCTGCTGCTCGGCACGACAACCCTCTTGCTCATGCAAACAGCCCAAAGAACAAAACGCAGATGGGGCCTCTTCACAGCCCCAAGGGAGACGGAAAAATGA
- a CDS encoding glyoxalase superfamily protein, which yields MSNSPTTAEEAKKQAKLLRSKLKEDGLEISHSKSLELIAQQYGFRDWNTMFARFGNRPTRTWQQGDRVSGLYLSQAFQAEIIAVKKLSDGTYRLTFQFDQPVDVITFEGMSNYRSRTSQVIGPDGTTREKTSDGRPHMILDI from the coding sequence ATGAGCAATAGTCCCACAACGGCTGAAGAGGCCAAAAAGCAGGCCAAACTGTTACGCTCCAAACTGAAGGAAGACGGGCTGGAGATCTCACACAGCAAATCGCTGGAACTGATCGCCCAGCAATATGGCTTTCGGGACTGGAACACGATGTTCGCCCGCTTTGGCAACCGCCCCACCCGCACGTGGCAACAGGGCGATCGCGTATCCGGGCTTTATCTCTCGCAGGCATTTCAAGCAGAGATCATCGCCGTCAAAAAGCTCTCGGATGGCACCTATCGTCTGACATTCCAATTTGACCAGCCGGTCGATGTCATCACCTTCGAGGGCATGAGCAACTATCGAAGCCGCACCTCACAGGTGATCGGACCAGATGGCACGACCAGAGAGAAAACCTCTGATGGTCGCCCGCACATGATCCTCGATATCTAG
- a CDS encoding N-acetylmuramoyl-L-alanine amidase, giving the protein MPFEAQTNCPCEDKPSPNFGERKDGRKVDMLLLHYTGMEDDAQALDWLCNPESEVSAHYFLHRDGTIVQLVDETKRAWHAGDAYWKGETDINSCSIGIEIANAGHEEFGEKQLDILHMLCMDIIARNEIPNYRVLGHSDVSPGRKVDPGVKFPWKQLAAAGAGHWADPEVSGGGRFFQLGDEGQPIQALQSMLAIYGYNAPITGVFDEQTEKVVRAFQLHFRPELVDGVADTTTISTLYKLNAALPQL; this is encoded by the coding sequence ATGCCGTTCGAAGCACAGACAAATTGCCCCTGCGAGGACAAACCTTCCCCCAATTTCGGTGAGCGTAAAGATGGTCGCAAGGTCGATATGCTGTTGCTCCATTATACGGGTATGGAAGATGATGCGCAGGCTCTGGACTGGCTCTGCAATCCCGAGAGTGAAGTCTCTGCCCATTATTTCCTGCATCGTGATGGCACGATTGTGCAATTGGTCGATGAAACCAAGCGCGCCTGGCATGCCGGTGATGCCTATTGGAAGGGCGAGACAGATATAAATAGCTGCTCGATCGGTATCGAAATTGCCAATGCCGGGCATGAAGAGTTTGGTGAAAAGCAGCTCGACATACTGCACATGCTCTGTATGGACATTATCGCGCGCAACGAGATTCCCAACTATCGCGTCTTGGGGCACTCCGATGTATCGCCGGGGCGCAAGGTTGATCCGGGCGTGAAATTCCCATGGAAGCAGCTGGCGGCAGCCGGCGCTGGCCATTGGGCCGATCCCGAGGTGTCTGGCGGTGGGCGCTTCTTCCAGTTGGGCGATGAGGGGCAACCCATTCAGGCACTGCAATCCATGTTGGCCATTTATGGCTACAACGCACCGATCACGGGCGTTTTCGACGAGCAGACCGAGAAAGTCGTGCGGGCGTTTCAGCTGCATTTCCGGCCGGAGCTGGTCGACGGCGTGGCTGACACAACTACCATTTCTACACTTTACAAGCTAAATGCAGCACTGCCCCAGCTCTGA
- a CDS encoding TerB family tellurite resistance protein has translation MSIWSQIGSLIEDLRQSEAISQFVEKVATTVRGLGSGIDRKQLTFTVAVIALSAKMAKADGVVTQDEINVFQTLFSIPEGEERNVQRMFNLAKQDVAGYEAYAKQIAALYEDDMEPLADILDGLFMIAGADGVMHNREMLYLEHVAEIFGIPERCFERIKMSHVKPDEQDPYTILEAERSMSDKEIKSHYRKLVRENHPDRLIARGVPEEFVRISTEKLAAINNAWSMIEIERGLR, from the coding sequence ATGAGCATTTGGAGCCAGATTGGCAGTTTGATTGAAGACCTCCGTCAGAGTGAAGCGATCTCTCAATTCGTGGAGAAGGTCGCGACCACCGTGCGGGGGCTTGGCAGCGGCATAGATCGCAAACAACTCACCTTTACGGTTGCCGTGATTGCTCTGTCTGCCAAAATGGCCAAGGCTGACGGGGTTGTCACGCAGGACGAGATCAATGTCTTCCAGACGCTTTTTTCCATCCCGGAAGGGGAAGAGCGCAATGTGCAGCGCATGTTCAACCTGGCCAAGCAGGATGTCGCTGGCTACGAGGCCTATGCCAAGCAAATTGCCGCTCTCTATGAAGACGACATGGAGCCGCTGGCCGATATTCTGGATGGTCTGTTCATGATCGCTGGCGCTGATGGCGTCATGCACAACAGGGAAATGCTCTATCTGGAGCATGTGGCGGAAATCTTCGGTATTCCCGAGCGCTGCTTCGAGCGGATCAAGATGAGCCATGTGAAGCCGGATGAACAGGATCCCTATACCATTTTGGAAGCCGAACGCTCCATGAGCGACAAGGAAATCAAGAGCCACTATCGCAAACTGGTGCGGGAGAACCATCCTGATCGGCTGATTGCCCGTGGTGTGCCGGAAGAATTTGTGCGGATCTCCACCGAAAAGCTGGCTGCCATCAATAACGCATGGTCAATGATTGAGATTGAGCGCGGCTTGCGCTAA
- a CDS encoding extensin family protein: MMKLTITKRSLLALLVAPATLTSCGGFQDLEEIPQSDLQSEAIWPGKSISAQNCPIVEKGYVDAKALPAIYGKWGCGSKAPFAVSALGGRYPVAFNRDATTNCVMTSQLYRYFSEVVQPMARDTLGQPVVEISVAASYSCRPRNNKRGAKLSEHGRANAIDISAFTLEDGTVLTVEDDWAKRNRKGKFLRGINRQACRYFTTVIGPGGDKYHQNHIHLDHGLHGKAGTWRVCQ; the protein is encoded by the coding sequence ATGATGAAGCTCACGATCACGAAACGCTCCCTTCTTGCATTGTTGGTAGCTCCTGCAACCCTGACCAGTTGTGGCGGTTTTCAAGACCTTGAAGAGATTCCGCAATCGGACTTGCAGAGCGAGGCCATCTGGCCAGGCAAATCTATTTCTGCTCAAAATTGTCCAATTGTTGAAAAAGGCTATGTGGATGCAAAAGCCCTGCCTGCGATCTATGGAAAATGGGGATGTGGCAGTAAGGCTCCCTTTGCTGTCTCGGCCTTGGGCGGGCGCTATCCTGTTGCGTTCAACAGGGATGCGACGACCAATTGTGTGATGACGTCGCAGCTTTATCGCTATTTCTCAGAGGTCGTTCAGCCGATGGCACGTGACACCTTGGGCCAGCCGGTTGTTGAAATCAGTGTGGCTGCATCTTATTCCTGCCGTCCGCGCAACAACAAGCGCGGGGCCAAACTCTCCGAGCATGGACGGGCAAATGCAATTGATATCAGTGCGTTTACTCTTGAGGATGGGACGGTGTTGACCGTGGAGGACGATTGGGCCAAACGGAACCGGAAGGGTAAGTTCCTGCGTGGCATCAACCGGCAGGCCTGCCGCTATTTCACAACCGTTATCGGACCGGGTGGTGACAAGTATCACCAGAATCATATCCATCTTGATCATGGCCTGCATGGCAAGGCTGGAACCTGGCGTGTGTGTCAGTAG
- a CDS encoding amidase, giving the protein MVQASQVKDLVAPVSLLDTLKAIDAGTLTPARSIEACLQRLALIEQQIHAFVSINGHAVNEAEQAKGPLAGIALAVKDIFETRTLATEYNSPIYRSHEPVRDAALVAMARKAGSTVIGKSVTTEFAFLDPGQTRNPHNPDHTPGGSSSGSAAAVASGMAHLAFGTQTGGSIIRPAAYCGVTGYKPSYSLMPKVGIKDFSWTLDTAGLFAARVADCAFAASAITGRNLQVDPDANFKQPTLGIIRCRTWQEADADYVARFDMMVESLKRFGTPVVELEPSEHFLSAFKAHQIIQDYEASQALAWEYANHADQLSPLLRQTLDFAQTITPSDYDEALICARTARRELREQFEDVDALLSLSAPGPAPQGLASTGSPIFNRIWTLLHTPSINVTGLETEDHLPLGVQVIGPEGADQSTLQIAHWLEGAILRHLKG; this is encoded by the coding sequence ATGGTTCAAGCATCGCAAGTGAAAGATCTCGTCGCCCCGGTCAGCCTTCTCGATACGCTAAAGGCAATCGACGCAGGAACCCTCACCCCTGCACGCTCTATCGAAGCCTGTCTTCAGCGTCTCGCCCTCATCGAACAACAGATCCACGCCTTCGTTTCCATCAATGGTCACGCCGTAAACGAAGCAGAACAGGCAAAAGGCCCCCTGGCTGGAATCGCGCTTGCCGTCAAGGACATTTTCGAAACCCGTACATTGGCGACAGAATATAACTCGCCCATCTACCGGAGCCACGAACCCGTGCGCGACGCGGCCCTTGTTGCCATGGCAAGAAAAGCAGGCAGCACTGTGATCGGAAAGTCCGTCACGACAGAATTTGCCTTCCTCGACCCCGGCCAGACCCGCAACCCGCACAATCCTGATCATACCCCTGGTGGTTCGTCATCCGGCTCTGCGGCTGCCGTGGCCTCTGGCATGGCCCATCTGGCCTTTGGAACACAAACGGGTGGCTCCATCATTCGGCCTGCGGCCTATTGCGGTGTTACCGGCTACAAGCCAAGCTACAGCCTCATGCCAAAAGTCGGCATCAAGGATTTTTCCTGGACATTGGATACGGCCGGGCTCTTTGCCGCCAGAGTTGCCGATTGTGCATTTGCCGCCTCGGCCATAACCGGTCGCAATCTTCAGGTAGATCCGGATGCCAACTTCAAGCAGCCAACGCTGGGCATCATTCGCTGCCGCACATGGCAAGAAGCAGATGCCGACTATGTCGCCCGCTTCGACATGATGGTCGAAAGCCTCAAGCGCTTCGGAACGCCCGTTGTCGAGCTGGAACCAAGCGAGCATTTCCTCAGCGCTTTCAAAGCGCACCAGATCATTCAGGATTACGAGGCCTCACAGGCGCTGGCATGGGAGTACGCCAACCATGCCGACCAGCTAAGTCCACTACTGAGGCAGACCCTTGATTTTGCCCAGACCATCACACCATCGGATTATGATGAAGCCCTGATTTGTGCCCGCACGGCGAGAAGAGAACTCAGAGAACAATTCGAAGACGTGGATGCATTGCTCAGTCTTTCCGCACCCGGCCCTGCTCCACAAGGTCTTGCCTCCACCGGCTCCCCCATATTCAACCGAATCTGGACCTTGCTCCATACCCCCAGCATCAATGTCACCGGGCTTGAGACAGAAGACCACCTGCCACTTGGGGTTCAGGTAATCGGGCCGGAAGGAGCAGACCAGTCCACGCTCCAGATCGCCCATTGGCTCGAAGGCGCCATCCTGCGCCATTTAAAGGGCTGA